Proteins from a single region of Vibrio sp. DW001:
- the napA gene encoding nitrate reductase catalytic subunit NapA, producing the protein MSVSRRSFLKANAAVAAASITGVILPTSIAQAAGKDNEVNWDKAPCRFCGTGCSVLVGTQNGRVVASQGDPDAPVNRGLNCIKGYFLPKIMYGNDRLTQPLLRKTDGVYDKEGEFTPVSWDEAFDIMEEKFKATLKEKGPTAVGMFGSGQWTVWEGYAAVKLFKAGFRSNNLDPNARHCMASAVVGFARTFGMDEPMGCYDDLEYADAFVLWGSNMAEMHPILWSRLTDRRLSDKNVRVAVLSTYEHRSYELADNPIIFTPQTDLAILNYIAHYIISNNKVNQDFMDKHVNIREGETDIGYGLRPTHALEKAAKNPGSKKSTPMSFENYAKFVADYDAETVSKLSGVPVDQLEELAEMYADPKVKVVSYWTMGFNQHTRGVWANNLVYNIHLLTGKISKPGCGPFSLTGQPSACGTAREVGTFAHRLPADMVVMNPKHREMCETKWNIPAGTIPAKPGYHAVLQDRMLKDRKLNAYWVQCNNNMQAGPNMNEDRLPGYRDPANFIVVSDPYPTVTAMAADLILPTAMWVEKEGAYGNAERRTQFWRQQVSPPGESKSDMWQVMEFSKRFKVEEVWPQELIDKKPELAGKTLFQVLFENGEVNKFSVDELAEGQLNDESRDFGFYVQKGLFEEYAYFGRGHAHDLAPFDMYHKARGLRWPVVDGKETLWRYVEGYDPYVNEGEEYSFYGKPDKKAVIFALPYEPAAESPDEEYDLWLCTGRVLEHWHTGSMTRRVPELYRAFPDAVVYMHPLDAKKRGLRRGDAIKIASRRGEVTSHVETRGRNKVPQGLVFMPFFDASQLTNKLTLDATDPLSKETDYKKCAVKIGKA; encoded by the coding sequence ATGAGTGTCAGTAGACGAAGTTTCTTGAAGGCAAATGCAGCGGTTGCTGCGGCATCGATAACGGGAGTTATACTTCCAACATCGATTGCTCAGGCTGCTGGAAAAGATAATGAAGTAAATTGGGATAAAGCACCCTGTCGTTTCTGTGGTACTGGTTGTAGTGTTCTAGTCGGTACGCAGAACGGCCGAGTAGTAGCATCTCAAGGTGACCCAGACGCACCAGTAAATCGTGGTTTGAACTGTATTAAAGGGTATTTCCTACCGAAGATCATGTACGGAAATGACCGTTTGACTCAACCGTTATTGCGTAAAACCGATGGTGTTTACGATAAAGAAGGCGAATTTACTCCAGTAAGTTGGGATGAAGCTTTCGATATAATGGAAGAGAAATTCAAGGCAACACTGAAAGAAAAAGGACCAACGGCCGTGGGCATGTTTGGTTCTGGTCAGTGGACTGTCTGGGAAGGCTACGCCGCAGTCAAACTTTTTAAAGCAGGTTTCCGTTCTAACAACCTCGATCCTAACGCTCGTCACTGTATGGCGTCTGCGGTTGTCGGTTTTGCTCGTACCTTTGGTATGGATGAACCTATGGGTTGTTATGATGACTTAGAGTACGCAGATGCATTCGTACTTTGGGGTTCAAACATGGCGGAAATGCACCCAATCCTTTGGTCGCGTCTAACTGACCGTCGTTTGTCTGATAAGAATGTTCGTGTTGCGGTTCTTTCTACCTATGAGCATCGTTCTTATGAGTTAGCCGATAACCCGATTATCTTTACGCCACAAACTGACCTTGCGATTCTTAACTACATCGCTCACTACATTATTTCTAATAATAAGGTGAACCAAGACTTTATGGATAAGCACGTTAATATCCGTGAAGGTGAGACTGATATAGGTTATGGGTTGCGTCCTACGCATGCACTTGAGAAAGCGGCGAAGAATCCAGGTAGTAAAAAATCGACGCCAATGTCTTTTGAGAACTATGCGAAATTCGTCGCTGATTATGATGCAGAAACCGTTTCTAAGCTTTCAGGTGTGCCAGTAGATCAGCTTGAAGAACTTGCTGAAATGTATGCTGATCCTAAAGTTAAAGTTGTGTCTTATTGGACAATGGGTTTCAACCAACATACTCGTGGAGTATGGGCAAACAACTTGGTCTATAACATTCACTTGTTAACAGGCAAGATTTCTAAGCCAGGTTGTGGGCCATTCTCGCTAACTGGTCAGCCTTCCGCATGTGGTACGGCTCGTGAAGTCGGTACGTTTGCACACAGATTACCAGCAGATATGGTGGTAATGAATCCTAAACACCGTGAAATGTGTGAAACCAAGTGGAATATTCCTGCAGGCACTATTCCTGCAAAACCAGGTTACCACGCGGTTCTTCAAGATCGCATGTTGAAGGACCGTAAGCTAAATGCTTACTGGGTTCAATGTAACAACAACATGCAAGCTGGCCCGAACATGAATGAAGATCGCCTTCCTGGTTATCGTGATCCAGCAAACTTCATCGTTGTTTCGGATCCGTATCCAACGGTTACGGCTATGGCTGCTGACCTTATTCTTCCAACCGCAATGTGGGTAGAAAAAGAAGGGGCTTACGGTAACGCAGAGCGTCGTACGCAGTTCTGGCGTCAACAAGTCTCACCACCGGGTGAATCTAAGTCAGATATGTGGCAAGTAATGGAGTTCTCCAAACGGTTTAAAGTAGAAGAGGTTTGGCCACAAGAACTTATCGATAAGAAACCAGAGCTTGCTGGTAAGACATTGTTCCAAGTTTTGTTCGAAAATGGTGAAGTGAATAAATTCAGCGTTGATGAATTAGCGGAAGGCCAATTGAATGATGAGTCTCGTGACTTTGGCTTCTACGTTCAAAAAGGTTTGTTTGAAGAATATGCCTACTTTGGTCGCGGTCATGCGCACGATTTAGCACCATTCGATATGTATCATAAAGCTCGTGGCCTTCGCTGGCCTGTGGTTGATGGTAAAGAAACCTTATGGCGTTATGTTGAAGGCTATGACCCATATGTAAATGAAGGTGAAGAGTATTCGTTCTACGGTAAACCAGATAAGAAAGCCGTGATATTTGCGCTTCCTTATGAGCCAGCAGCGGAATCTCCAGATGAAGAGTACGACCTATGGCTATGTACAGGTCGTGTACTTGAGCATTGGCATACAGGTTCTATGACCCGTCGTGTGCCTGAGTTGTACCGCGCCTTCCCGGATGCTGTTGTTTATATGCACCCATTGGACGCTAAGAAACGTGGTTTACGCCGTGGAGACGCAATAAAGATTGCTTCGCGTCGTGGTGAAGTTACCAGTCACGTTGAAACTCGTGGACGTAACAAGGTACCGCAAGGCCTCGTATTTATGCCGTTTTTCGATGCTAGTCAGTTAACCAACAAGCTAACCCTTGATGCGACTGACCCACTATCAAAAGAGACGGACTACAAGAAATGCGCAGTTAAGATCGGAAAAGCCTAG
- the napG gene encoding ferredoxin-type protein NapG: MKILHSLPSASRRRFMRDAIRTAVGVGAATTVLGLQTTQSKAANTSGVPIRPPGALAEQEFLNACLRCGLCVQACPYDTLKLATMLSPVGTGTPYFTARNIPCEMCDDIPCVVECPSGALDKGLTDITKARMGTAVLIDHETCLNWQGLRCDVCYRVCPLIDEAITLEPIRNQRTGVHASFIPTVVSDKCTGCGKCEQACVLEETAIKVVPIALAKGELGHHYRLGWEEKAKHGGESLIPEQLDLPNRKPLGNPDGINPDGINKGGL; encoded by the coding sequence ATGAAAATCTTACATTCTTTGCCATCTGCAAGTAGAAGGCGTTTCATGCGAGACGCCATTCGTACAGCGGTTGGAGTTGGTGCCGCAACGACAGTACTTGGGTTGCAAACCACACAAAGTAAAGCCGCTAATACGTCCGGTGTGCCTATTCGGCCACCAGGTGCATTAGCAGAGCAAGAGTTTTTAAACGCTTGTTTACGATGTGGTTTGTGTGTCCAAGCTTGCCCTTATGACACCTTAAAGTTGGCGACAATGTTGTCTCCAGTGGGAACCGGGACACCTTATTTCACCGCGAGAAATATTCCGTGTGAGATGTGTGACGATATTCCATGTGTGGTTGAGTGCCCTAGTGGTGCTCTTGATAAAGGGCTCACCGACATAACGAAAGCGAGAATGGGAACCGCCGTTCTCATAGACCATGAGACATGTTTGAACTGGCAAGGGTTACGTTGTGATGTTTGCTACCGAGTATGTCCATTGATTGATGAAGCGATCACGCTAGAGCCAATACGTAACCAACGTACTGGTGTACATGCAAGTTTTATCCCAACCGTAGTGTCAGATAAATGCACTGGTTGTGGTAAATGCGAACAAGCATGTGTGCTTGAAGAAACGGCAATCAAAGTTGTTCCAATCGCGTTAGCAAAAGGTGAATTAGGTCACCACTATCGTTTAGGTTGGGAAGAGAAAGCGAAACATGGCGGTGAAAGTTTGATTCCAGAGCAGCTCGATTTACCAAATCGTAAACCCCTTGGTAATCCAGATGGTATTAATCCAGATGGCATTAATAAAGGAGGTTTGTGA
- the napH gene encoding quinol dehydrogenase ferredoxin subunit NapH, whose amino-acid sequence MKPKSVKNLAKDAGKEAREKFGWWSAYRFLILRRLCQFSVIGLFIMGPTWGVLEGNLSSSVLLGTVPMSDPLLLLQTMATGYWPETTAILGGIIVAGFYAVAGPRMFCGWVCPMNLVTDLAAWMRRKTGLKASYQWPSSLRYWLLAAILIGSAVSGTLLWTWLDPVSALHRGIIFGFGAGSVLILLVFLIDLLLVEHAWCGHLCPLGATYGVIGRYSLMRVTATNREQCNNCMDCYNVCPEPKILRQPLKEGDRKIMSQDCISCGRCIDVCAEKVFEFRIRTGAKYEE is encoded by the coding sequence ATGAAACCTAAGAGTGTAAAAAATCTGGCAAAAGATGCAGGTAAAGAAGCAAGAGAAAAGTTCGGTTGGTGGAGTGCCTATCGATTCTTAATCTTACGTCGACTGTGTCAGTTTTCGGTAATTGGTCTGTTTATTATGGGTCCAACGTGGGGTGTATTGGAAGGGAATTTATCTTCTAGCGTGTTGCTAGGTACGGTTCCTATGTCCGACCCTTTACTATTGCTTCAAACGATGGCAACAGGTTATTGGCCTGAAACTACAGCGATTCTCGGCGGAATAATTGTTGCAGGGTTTTATGCTGTTGCAGGACCAAGAATGTTCTGCGGATGGGTATGCCCGATGAATCTGGTAACAGATTTGGCCGCATGGATGAGAAGAAAAACGGGACTTAAAGCAAGTTATCAATGGCCATCTTCACTACGCTATTGGTTATTAGCAGCAATCCTAATAGGTAGTGCTGTATCAGGCACACTTTTATGGACATGGTTAGATCCAGTATCTGCCCTTCACCGAGGTATTATTTTCGGATTTGGTGCCGGTTCTGTGTTAATCCTTCTAGTGTTTCTTATTGACTTGCTCTTGGTTGAGCATGCTTGGTGTGGTCACTTATGTCCGTTAGGAGCCACTTATGGCGTTATCGGTCGCTATAGTCTAATGCGTGTCACTGCGACCAACAGGGAGCAGTGCAATAACTGTATGGACTGTTACAACGTTTGTCCTGAACCAAAAATATTAAGGCAACCGTTGAAAGAGGGCGACAGGAAAATCATGAGTCAGGATTGTATTTCATGCGGTCGATGTATTGATGTCTGTGCTGAGAAAGTATTCGAATTTAGAATAAGAACTGGAGCTAAATATGAAGAGTAA
- a CDS encoding nitrate reductase cytochrome c-type subunit — protein sequence MKSKFVVSAMLAAFVSTAAFAEVTSLRGDQSISDNNEVSTIKQLPKKQDKLALDYVNQPPLIPHSTVQVQLNVSNNGCLECHDVSTYRKTGAPRVSPTHYMDRDNKMLTDVAPRRYFCLQCHVTQVDAKPLVANDFKPAGKFGQ from the coding sequence ATGAAGAGTAAGTTTGTCGTGTCTGCAATGCTGGCGGCTTTTGTAAGTACGGCAGCATTCGCCGAAGTGACATCACTTCGCGGCGATCAGAGTATAAGCGATAATAATGAGGTATCTACTATTAAGCAGTTACCCAAAAAACAAGATAAGCTAGCGTTGGATTATGTAAACCAACCACCACTTATCCCACACTCAACGGTTCAAGTGCAACTGAATGTAAGTAATAACGGTTGTCTCGAGTGCCATGATGTAAGTACTTATCGCAAAACTGGAGCGCCACGTGTGAGTCCAACTCACTACATGGATCGTGATAACAAAATGTTGACTGATGTAGCGCCACGCCGTTATTTCTGTCTGCAATGTCACGTAACACAAGTTGACGCGAAACCTCTGGTCGCTAATGATTTCAAACCAGCTGGTAAATTTGGCCAGTAG
- the napC gene encoding cytochrome c-type protein NapC: MGMIKRLWAWFTKPSHLALGTLLTVGFIAGIIFWGGFNTGMEMSNQEEFCIGCHEMEDNVYQEYLGTIHYSNRSGVRATCPDCHVPKEWVPKMIRKIQASKELYGKVFGVVDTRKKFEEHRFEMATREWARMKANDSQECRNCHNFEYMDYVEQKPVAAQIHNLAEEQGQTCIDCHKGIAHQLPKGHNIKKEF, encoded by the coding sequence ATGGGAATGATTAAACGCCTATGGGCGTGGTTTACCAAGCCGAGTCATTTGGCTCTTGGAACGCTTTTAACGGTTGGTTTCATTGCGGGTATTATCTTCTGGGGTGGTTTTAACACCGGTATGGAGATGTCAAACCAAGAAGAATTTTGTATTGGTTGCCATGAAATGGAAGATAATGTATATCAAGAGTACTTAGGTACCATTCACTATTCGAACCGTTCTGGTGTTCGTGCAACCTGTCCGGATTGTCACGTACCGAAAGAATGGGTTCCAAAAATGATCCGTAAGATCCAAGCAAGTAAAGAGCTATACGGGAAAGTTTTTGGTGTTGTCGACACACGTAAAAAGTTTGAAGAACATCGTTTTGAAATGGCGACGCGTGAATGGGCCCGAATGAAAGCTAACGACTCTCAAGAGTGTCGTAACTGTCATAACTTTGAGTACATGGATTACGTAGAGCAGAAACCTGTAGCGGCGCAAATACATAATTTGGCGGAAGAACAAGGTCAAACTTGTATCGATTGTCACAAGGGTATTGCTCACCAGTTACCGAAAGGACATAACATTAAGAAAGAGTTTTAA
- a CDS encoding GGDEF domain-containing protein, whose protein sequence is MRDQLRGIKLEAMADIRQSRKKKLLITFSSIALVLLYPYSIVNYIAGKELIAEFNLVAALFCSVHIVYLLVIKNVQYSPLVPSVAVLLNAFINIAEPNGTIFWVYPIVAAVLMINEFKAAIIYTIVFFLVTAVILAFNATNSVDYFSLQNLSETTFLLSMFTLCLIALISNYGYKNASDYLQSLYQEGIDQLAYRDRLTGLANRWSFEIWSKEKLKIADSQDSITALLFVDIDNFKGINDTYGHDSGDKLLQLFSKRIISNMRAADRITQKDDYSIARYAGDEFMILLHDVPTLDDIQRIVHRINILFDDELNQTELAAHLTFSIGIALYKQDADNLEDLIRCADKAMYSAKNSGKNRYRFYHASQNTPADKKIITLNIV, encoded by the coding sequence ATGCGTGATCAACTAAGAGGAATCAAACTCGAAGCAATGGCGGATATTCGCCAATCAAGAAAGAAGAAACTATTGATCACCTTTTCTTCTATTGCGCTTGTCCTTCTCTATCCGTACAGCATCGTAAACTATATTGCAGGCAAAGAACTGATCGCAGAATTTAATCTTGTTGCCGCTTTATTTTGCTCTGTGCATATTGTTTACCTCTTGGTGATCAAGAATGTCCAATACAGCCCGCTTGTCCCTTCTGTTGCCGTGCTGTTGAATGCGTTTATCAATATTGCTGAACCCAATGGAACCATTTTTTGGGTCTATCCTATTGTCGCTGCCGTTCTAATGATCAATGAGTTTAAAGCTGCCATCATCTACACTATTGTCTTTTTTTTAGTGACGGCAGTAATACTGGCTTTCAACGCAACCAATTCTGTCGACTATTTTTCGTTACAAAACCTATCAGAAACCACTTTTTTATTATCCATGTTCACTCTCTGCCTTATTGCGCTTATTTCAAATTATGGCTATAAAAACGCATCCGATTATCTACAAAGTCTTTATCAAGAAGGTATTGACCAACTCGCCTACCGAGATAGATTAACAGGCTTAGCGAATCGCTGGAGTTTTGAAATATGGTCAAAAGAGAAACTAAAAATAGCAGACTCGCAAGATAGTATTACCGCACTACTGTTTGTGGACATTGATAACTTTAAAGGCATCAATGACACATACGGTCACGATAGCGGTGACAAATTACTACAGCTTTTTTCTAAGCGTATCATCAGCAATATGAGAGCCGCTGACCGCATAACCCAAAAAGATGATTACTCTATCGCTCGTTACGCAGGTGATGAATTCATGATTTTATTGCATGACGTACCAACGCTTGATGACATACAGCGAATCGTACATAGGATCAATATTCTGTTTGATGATGAACTCAATCAAACAGAATTAGCCGCCCATCTTACGTTTAGTATTGGAATTGCCTTATATAAGCAAGATGCAGACAATTTAGAGGACCTCATACGATGTGCCGATAAGGCGATGTATAGCGCTAAAAATTCGGGTAAAAATCGTTATCGATTCTATCATGCCTCGCAAAATACCCCTGCAGATAAAAAAATCATTACACTGAATATTGTTTAA
- a CDS encoding ATP-binding protein, with protein sequence MPITPLHSSQLYHVATLEKLPCKSTKELPPLDEIVGQERAQKAVEFAMSIKDKGYNIYAIGRNGLGKRTMILRYLNRHQHEINSLFDWCYVANFEDIRTPKVLKLPIGMGNKFKHDIEKLMEKLIKAIPLAFDNEMYFTRAEKLKSQLAKKQESELEDISKIAKEKNISLTLTTQGDYQFIAMDGEKEHTEETFDALTKKDQDQFGKNIDALEIQLRSMVRQLTEWEETYSEKIQKLNDDVTLDVITHFIKALKKEYARFSEIKKYLTDLQKDIVENVEIFLEESDEQGEIAAASLDKKLPRRYKINVLVSQSVDAFPIIVEENPNYHSLFGYTETATFKGTVFTDFSLIRAGSLHQANGGVLLMDAIKVLEQPYVWDGLKRALRSKQLSFTSLEKEVTLTGTVSLDPEPIPLDVKIILFGDYRTYQLLQHYDPEFSELFKVTADFEDEMSRTPDSELHYARFISSIVRDNNMLHCDKKAMGRIIEYSSRSAGDQNKLSLHSAHIANLLRESNYVARNARSNLIRANHVEKALDNQKMRVSRLQDDVMESFVNGTTLIRTEGEAVGQVNALSVLSTSDYMFGAANRITATTSYGDGEVIDIERNVDLGGSIHSKGVLILSAYLASVFGKTAKVPLTTNITFEQSYGGVDGDSASMAEFCAVVSAFSKQPNRQDIAITGSMNQFGESQPIGGANEKIEGFFDVCRVKGRSRNQGVIIPKSNIHNLMLRKDVVQAVDKGEFFIWAIDHVSEAIELFTGKPAGEPSEEGSYPIDTIFGIAQAKLNALRK encoded by the coding sequence ATGCCAATAACTCCACTGCATTCTTCTCAACTTTATCATGTGGCGACGCTAGAAAAGTTGCCTTGCAAGTCGACCAAGGAGTTACCACCTTTAGATGAAATAGTCGGGCAAGAGAGAGCGCAGAAAGCGGTTGAATTCGCGATGTCTATCAAAGACAAAGGGTACAATATTTATGCTATAGGTCGAAATGGACTAGGCAAGCGCACCATGATATTGCGATATTTGAATCGACACCAACATGAGATTAACTCGTTGTTTGATTGGTGTTATGTCGCTAATTTTGAAGATATTCGAACACCCAAAGTACTCAAACTTCCAATTGGTATGGGGAACAAATTTAAGCACGATATTGAAAAGCTGATGGAGAAGCTAATTAAAGCAATCCCGTTGGCTTTTGATAATGAAATGTATTTTACACGGGCTGAAAAGTTAAAAAGTCAGCTTGCAAAAAAACAGGAAAGTGAACTAGAAGATATTAGTAAAATAGCTAAAGAGAAGAATATCAGCTTAACCCTCACCACGCAGGGGGATTACCAATTTATAGCGATGGATGGCGAAAAAGAACATACCGAAGAAACGTTTGATGCATTAACAAAAAAAGATCAGGACCAGTTTGGTAAAAATATTGATGCCTTAGAGATACAGCTTCGATCTATGGTTCGCCAATTAACTGAATGGGAAGAGACATACAGCGAAAAAATTCAAAAATTGAATGATGACGTCACGTTAGATGTGATTACTCACTTCATTAAGGCACTTAAAAAAGAGTACGCGAGATTTAGTGAAATTAAGAAATACCTAACTGATTTACAAAAAGATATCGTCGAGAATGTCGAAATATTTTTGGAGGAAAGTGATGAGCAGGGTGAAATTGCTGCCGCTTCTTTAGACAAGAAGCTCCCTCGTCGATACAAGATTAATGTTCTGGTAAGCCAAAGTGTTGATGCTTTTCCCATTATTGTTGAAGAAAATCCTAATTATCATTCCCTATTTGGTTATACAGAAACCGCGACGTTCAAAGGGACCGTGTTTACCGATTTTTCATTGATCAGGGCGGGCAGCTTGCATCAGGCGAACGGCGGTGTTTTGTTGATGGATGCAATAAAAGTGTTGGAGCAACCATATGTGTGGGATGGATTGAAGAGAGCGCTTCGATCCAAGCAACTGAGTTTTACTTCACTAGAGAAGGAGGTGACGCTGACGGGGACCGTCTCGCTCGATCCTGAACCTATTCCATTGGATGTGAAAATTATCCTGTTTGGGGATTATCGGACCTATCAGTTACTGCAACATTATGACCCAGAGTTTAGTGAGTTATTCAAAGTGACCGCTGATTTTGAAGACGAAATGTCACGAACTCCTGACTCAGAACTGCACTACGCACGATTTATATCCAGTATTGTGCGTGACAATAATATGCTCCATTGCGATAAAAAGGCGATGGGTAGAATTATTGAATACAGCTCGCGCAGCGCTGGGGATCAAAATAAGCTGTCGCTTCATTCTGCTCACATTGCTAACCTGTTGAGAGAATCCAATTATGTGGCAAGAAATGCGCGTTCAAACTTGATCCGCGCTAACCATGTAGAGAAGGCTCTTGATAATCAGAAGATGCGTGTTAGTCGCTTGCAAGATGACGTAATGGAAAGCTTTGTTAATGGCACAACCCTTATTCGAACGGAAGGTGAAGCCGTTGGTCAGGTTAATGCTCTATCCGTATTATCAACCAGTGATTACATGTTTGGCGCCGCCAATAGAATAACCGCAACGACATCTTATGGTGATGGTGAAGTTATTGATATTGAAAGGAATGTTGATTTGGGTGGTAGTATTCATTCCAAAGGGGTACTGATTTTGTCTGCTTATTTGGCCTCTGTGTTTGGTAAAACTGCAAAGGTTCCTTTGACGACTAACATTACTTTTGAACAGTCTTACGGTGGTGTTGATGGTGATAGCGCCAGTATGGCGGAATTTTGCGCGGTGGTTTCAGCCTTTTCTAAACAGCCCAATCGGCAGGATATTGCGATTACAGGTTCTATGAATCAGTTTGGGGAATCACAACCTATTGGTGGTGCCAACGAGAAAATTGAAGGTTTTTTCGATGTTTGTCGAGTGAAAGGGCGTTCTCGAAATCAGGGGGTCATTATCCCCAAGTCAAATATTCATAACCTAATGCTACGTAAAGATGTTGTACAAGCAGTAGATAAAGGGGAGTTTTTCATCTGGGCCATCGATCATGTGTCTGAAGCCATAGAGCTATTTACTGGTAAACCAGCGGGAGAGCCGAGCGAAGAGGGAAGCTATCCAATAGATACTATATTTGGAATCGCTCAAGCTAAATTGAATGCTTTGCGCAAATGA
- a CDS encoding flagellar brake protein, with the protein MSAQHSEKRQHKIDVKESPAIDGNESTINSTDAIDMVDHGSELTINLTTPVGIKYMGKTKFVGTHSDNFILMEIPSISEEDQDYFFQEGFWMNIRAISQKGEGALIYFRTQIMHILKEPIPIILVSIPGMMKINQLRKEPRYDVALRAHAEVGQTKIECEVRDLSKGGCRFITSPLGKKYDVGEEVMINISTPPNSKVKLLPLYGTICNLQSSMHYAKYGLKFNETGTTHVKSLLGLLKFDGVKLTLKL; encoded by the coding sequence GTGAGTGCTCAACATTCAGAAAAAAGACAACATAAAATAGATGTAAAAGAGTCTCCGGCTATCGATGGAAATGAAAGTACGATTAATAGTACTGATGCGATTGATATGGTCGACCACGGTAGTGAACTTACTATTAATTTGACGACACCTGTTGGTATCAAATATATGGGTAAGACCAAGTTCGTCGGTACCCACTCAGATAACTTTATCCTCATGGAGATTCCAAGTATATCCGAAGAGGATCAAGACTATTTCTTTCAGGAAGGTTTCTGGATGAATATCAGGGCTATCTCTCAAAAGGGAGAAGGCGCTCTTATCTATTTCCGCACGCAGATCATGCATATTCTTAAAGAACCTATCCCGATTATTTTGGTTTCTATTCCCGGCATGATGAAAATCAACCAACTGAGAAAAGAGCCAAGGTACGATGTCGCACTCAGAGCCCACGCCGAGGTTGGTCAGACTAAAATTGAATGTGAAGTAAGGGATCTGTCTAAAGGCGGATGTCGATTCATTACCAGCCCTCTAGGGAAGAAATATGATGTCGGTGAAGAGGTCATGATCAATATCAGCACACCGCCAAACTCTAAGGTCAAACTGCTTCCACTGTACGGCACTATATGCAACTTACAATCTTCTATGCACTACGCCAAGTATGGGCTTAAGTTCAATGAAACTGGTACGACCCACGTAAAGAGTTTACTTGGTCTGCTTAAATTCGATGGTGTCAAACTTACCCTAAAATTGTAA